A single Caretta caretta isolate rCarCar2 chromosome 2, rCarCar1.hap1, whole genome shotgun sequence DNA region contains:
- the METTL6 gene encoding tRNA N(3)-cytidine methyltransferase METTL6 isoform X2: MDESRMFQGNTFDNYLNSVAPICEDDAFQKKGHNARTLSPEEAEKLARDQVLVSDFKKLKLEKEAQKNWDLFYKRNSTNFFKDRHWTTREFEDLKACREFEDQKLTILEAGCGVGNCLFPLLEEDLNIFAYACDFSLRAVEYIKKNALYNIERCKVFQCDLTKDDLLENIPADSVDVVTLIFVLSAIHPDKMHLALQNIYKILKPGKCVLFRDYGLYDHAMLRFKSGSKLGENFYVRQDGTRSYFFTDGLARSSRERNTSLRFLPMCVRKSSCLISLRL, from the exons ATGGATGAATCCAGGATGTTCCAAGGAAACACATTTGATAATTACTTGAATTCAGTCGCCCCAATTTGTGAAGATGATGCTTTCCAAAAGAAAGGGCACAATGCAAGGACCCTTAGCCCTGAAGAAGCTGAGAAACTGGCAAGAGATCAAGTCTTGGTGTCTGACTTCAAAAAACTGAAACTGGAGAAAGAGGCACAGAAGAACTGGGATCTGTTTTACAAAAGAAACAGCACAAATTTCTTTAAAGACAGGCATTGGACAACTAGAGAGTTTGAAGATTTAAAAGCATGCCGGGAG TTTGAAGATCAGAAACTGACCATTCTTGAAGCAGGCTGTGGGGTTGGAAATTGCTTGTTTCCACTTTTAGAAGAGGACTTGAATATCTTTGCTTATGCCTGTGATTTCTCTCTAAGAGCTGTTGAATATATAAAG AAGAACGCTTTATATAATATTGAGAGATGTAAAGTATTCCAGTGTGATCTGACCAAAGATGACCTTCTGGAAAATATACCAGCAGATTCTGTGGATGTTGTCACATTAATATTCGTGCTTTCTGCCATTCACCCTGACAAGATGCACCTTGCCTTGCAAAATATTTATAAG ATATTAAAACCAGGCAAATGTGTCTTATTTCGAGACTACGGGCTCTATGATCATGCAATGCTTAGGTTTAAATCTGGCAGCAAACTTGGAGAAAACTTTTATGTTAGACAAGATGGGACAAGATCATATTTCTTTACTGATG GCCTCGCTCGCTCCTCCAGGGAAAGAAATACTTCACTAAGGTTTCTTCCTATGTGTGTACGGAAA AGTTCTTGTCTCATCTCTTTAAGGCTGTAG
- the METTL6 gene encoding tRNA N(3)-cytidine methyltransferase METTL6 isoform X1, whose translation MDESRMFQGNTFDNYLNSVAPICEDDAFQKKGHNARTLSPEEAEKLARDQVLVSDFKKLKLEKEAQKNWDLFYKRNSTNFFKDRHWTTREFEDLKACREFEDQKLTILEAGCGVGNCLFPLLEEDLNIFAYACDFSLRAVEYIKKNALYNIERCKVFQCDLTKDDLLENIPADSVDVVTLIFVLSAIHPDKMHLALQNIYKILKPGKCVLFRDYGLYDHAMLRFKSGSKLGENFYVRQDGTRSYFFTDEFLSHLFKAVGYEQVVNEYVLRETVNRKEGLRVPRVFLQSKFRKPLSEA comes from the exons ATGGATGAATCCAGGATGTTCCAAGGAAACACATTTGATAATTACTTGAATTCAGTCGCCCCAATTTGTGAAGATGATGCTTTCCAAAAGAAAGGGCACAATGCAAGGACCCTTAGCCCTGAAGAAGCTGAGAAACTGGCAAGAGATCAAGTCTTGGTGTCTGACTTCAAAAAACTGAAACTGGAGAAAGAGGCACAGAAGAACTGGGATCTGTTTTACAAAAGAAACAGCACAAATTTCTTTAAAGACAGGCATTGGACAACTAGAGAGTTTGAAGATTTAAAAGCATGCCGGGAG TTTGAAGATCAGAAACTGACCATTCTTGAAGCAGGCTGTGGGGTTGGAAATTGCTTGTTTCCACTTTTAGAAGAGGACTTGAATATCTTTGCTTATGCCTGTGATTTCTCTCTAAGAGCTGTTGAATATATAAAG AAGAACGCTTTATATAATATTGAGAGATGTAAAGTATTCCAGTGTGATCTGACCAAAGATGACCTTCTGGAAAATATACCAGCAGATTCTGTGGATGTTGTCACATTAATATTCGTGCTTTCTGCCATTCACCCTGACAAGATGCACCTTGCCTTGCAAAATATTTATAAG ATATTAAAACCAGGCAAATGTGTCTTATTTCGAGACTACGGGCTCTATGATCATGCAATGCTTAGGTTTAAATCTGGCAGCAAACTTGGAGAAAACTTTTATGTTAGACAAGATGGGACAAGATCATATTTCTTTACTGATG AGTTCTTGTCTCATCTCTTTAAGGCTGTAGGATATGAGCAAGTGGTCAATGAGTATGTGCTGCGAGAAACTGTGAATAGGAAAGAAGGCCTGCGTGTTCCAAGGGTTTTTCTTCAGAGCAAATTTCGAAAGCCTCTGAGTGAAGCATGA